Proteins encoded by one window of Helicobacter ganmani:
- the dapF gene encoding diaminopimelate epimerase has product MFFSKYSASGNDFILTHTFGTQKRAFDKLARRICNRHQGVGADGLIILKPHLEYDFEWEFYNCDGSIAQMCGNGSRAAAMYAYHQGIASYKQRFLTLAGVIDATLEENVVESALSGVKVLQENICELGNTWALIDTGVPHLVCEKKNELSKEDLRSLRHKYNANVNVAEILQDRVIARTFERGVEDETLACGTGMAAMFYYLFSAGKISNPCLFNPASKEDLYLKESNQRLYLKGRVHKICDFVM; this is encoded by the coding sequence ATGTTTTTTAGTAAATATTCCGCAAGTGGTAATGATTTTATTCTCACGCATACTTTTGGCACTCAAAAACGCGCATTTGATAAACTTGCGCGAAGGATTTGTAATCGTCATCAAGGTGTAGGCGCAGATGGTTTAATTATTTTAAAGCCACATTTGGAATATGATTTTGAATGGGAGTTTTATAATTGTGATGGTAGTATTGCGCAAATGTGCGGAAATGGAAGTCGTGCAGCAGCGATGTATGCGTATCATCAAGGAATCGCAAGCTACAAGCAGAGATTCTTAACACTCGCAGGAGTGATTGATGCAACCCTAGAAGAAAATGTGGTAGAGAGTGCGTTAAGTGGTGTGAAAGTGTTGCAAGAAAATATCTGTGAATTGGGCAACACTTGGGCATTGATTGACACAGGAGTACCGCATTTAGTTTGTGAGAAAAAGAATGAGTTGAGCAAAGAGGATTTGCGCTCTTTGCGCCATAAATATAATGCAAATGTTAATGTCGCAGAGATTTTGCAAGACAGAGTGATTGCGCGCACCTTTGAGCGCGGGGTGGAAGATGAAACACTTGCATGTGGCACGGGAATGGCAGCAATGTTTTATTATTTGTTTTCTGCGGGCAAGATTTCAAACCCTTGCCTTTTTAATCCCGCAAGCAAAGAGGATTTGTATCTAAAAGAATCTAATCAAAGACTTTATCTCAAAGGCAGAGTGCATAAAATTTGCGATTTTGTAATGTAG
- a CDS encoding D-alanine--D-alanine ligase, translating into MSFCILFGGKSYEHEISIVSAIALKKLLPQVKHFVFLDALHNFYLIPIQNMQSKFFSSKEYIKAQKIYPKKDGFYLRTFFGEKPLNLPILINLIHGGDGEDGSVASLLDFYGIPYIGPRNPACVLSFDKELTKLLAKGRGVLSLEYRVLYRDMPIPKNLTFPLIIKPARLGSSIGISIVESQEKLQYALESAFEFDEKILIEPFIEGIKEYNLAGFKSKEGMRFSFVEEPEKKKFLDFEKKYLDFSRTSNAKEAEISEDLKLALRENFSKLYENLFEGALIRCDFFVKDNQCYLNEINPIPGSLANYLFKDFQESLSQLSKALPKPDEIKVTYEFLHQIQFAKGK; encoded by the coding sequence GTGAGTTTTTGTATTTTATTTGGCGGAAAATCTTATGAACACGAAATCAGTATAGTTAGTGCGATTGCTCTAAAGAAATTATTACCGCAAGTGAAGCATTTTGTTTTTTTAGACGCTTTGCATAATTTTTATTTGATTCCAATACAAAATATGCAGTCTAAATTTTTCAGCTCTAAAGAATACATAAAAGCACAAAAAATTTATCCCAAAAAAGATGGGTTTTATCTGCGCACATTTTTTGGAGAAAAGCCTCTTAATCTACCAATTCTTATTAATCTTATCCACGGAGGAGATGGAGAAGACGGGAGTGTAGCGAGTTTGCTAGACTTTTATGGGATTCCTTATATTGGTCCGCGTAATCCCGCGTGTGTGTTAAGCTTTGATAAGGAGCTAACGAAGTTGCTAGCCAAAGGTCGGGGGGTTTTGAGCCTTGAATATCGTGTGCTGTATCGTGATATGCCTATACCGAAGAATTTAACTTTCCCATTGATTATTAAACCCGCTAGGCTTGGAAGCTCTATTGGAATCAGTATCGTAGAATCGCAAGAAAAGCTGCAATACGCACTAGAATCTGCTTTTGAATTTGATGAAAAAATCCTCATTGAGCCTTTTATAGAGGGAATTAAAGAGTATAACTTGGCGGGTTTTAAGTCCAAAGAGGGAATGAGGTTTTCTTTTGTGGAAGAGCCAGAAAAAAAGAAATTTTTAGATTTTGAAAAAAAATATTTGGATTTTTCGCGCACAAGTAATGCAAAAGAAGCGGAAATTAGCGAAGATTTGAAGTTGGCTTTGCGAGAGAATTTTAGCAAGCTTTATGAAAATTTGTTTGAAGGAGCTTTGATTCGTTGTGATTTTTTTGTCAAGGATAATCAATGTTATTTAAATGAAATTAATCCAATTCCGGGAAGCCTTGCAAATTATCTATTTAAAGATTTTCAAGAATCCTTAAGTCAGCTTTCTAAAGCACTTCCAAAACCTGATGAAATCAAAGTTACCTATGAGTTTTTACACCAAATTCAATTTGCAAAAGGTAAATAA